A section of the Candidatus Nanoarchaeia archaeon genome encodes:
- a CDS encoding elongation factor 1-beta, whose amino-acid sequence MATVVVTLKIMPRATDVDLDAIKDRAVRLISEFGGEVGKTIQEPIAFGLVALILMFIMDENIGSTEELEKSIAELDTVSSCEVTDVRRTIG is encoded by the coding sequence ATGGCAACGGTTGTTGTAACGCTGAAGATCATGCCCCGTGCAACTGATGTGGATCTTGATGCAATTAAAGACAGGGCTGTGCGGCTTATTTCTGAGTTTGGCGGAGAGGTAGGAAAGACCATTCAGGAGCCTATCGCATTTGGCCTTGTTGCTCTAATCCTCATGTTTATAATGGATGAGAACATCGGCTCAACTGAGGAGCTTGAGAAGTCAATTGCCGAGCTTGATACAGTATCCTCATGCGAAGTTACTGATGTGAGAAGGACGATTGGGTAA
- a CDS encoding zinc finger domain-containing protein, translating into MEEICNSCKKKVTSNEGFTHFLCPECGKTKIIRCTHCRSMAAQYLCHACGFAGPN; encoded by the coding sequence ATGGAAGAGATTTGCAACTCATGCAAAAAGAAAGTGACCTCGAATGAGGGATTTACTCACTTCTTATGCCCTGAATGCGGCAAGACGAAGATTATCAGATGCACGCACTGCAGGAGCATGGCAGCCCAGTACCTTTGCCATGCCTGCGGCTTTGCGGGGCCGAATTAA